The following are encoded together in the Lathyrus oleraceus cultivar Zhongwan6 chromosome 3, CAAS_Psat_ZW6_1.0, whole genome shotgun sequence genome:
- the LOC127128018 gene encoding putative E3 ubiquitin-protein ligase RING1a, producing the protein MLQNQNQKSRSSSSVFVCDCITAIKMVESGEQMQSPVIRKKTALMESNRQNMASLISPRFKSAAAMAGWDEEALLLAALIVEDTPDRDSKQKKRLVLNSKSPLSNSSRKRRSLRNPQPIVLDLDEEETPKKDSGKKKREKKNGEESKVGEKELSKKGSDVNSNSSALPCMDKLREELSCAICLEICFEPSTTPCGHSFCKKCLKSAADKCGKKCPKCRQLISNGRSCTVNTVLWNTIQLLFPQEIEARKVAASTINNRQAAQNTIPETTFYTNPRNRSLQPYPSRGLNSRRNEAATTQDEEDAALARRLQREIDRENNNRRTSTLSSIVRARSRRGVSNQDEDAAFALRLQRNEFMQAFRSSSQEPSSSSSTLLAGPNLRAMATRAMNLRNRDRRV; encoded by the exons ATGCTGCAAAATCAAAACCAAAAATCAAGATCTAGTAGCAGTGTGTTTGTCTGTGACTGCATAACCGCAATAAAAATGGTGGAAAGTGGAGAACAAATGCAAAGTCCGGTAATCCGAAAGAAAACGGCTTTGATGGAATCAAATAGGCAAAACATGGCTTCGCTTATCAGTCCTAGGTTCAAATCTGCTGCTGCTATGGCTGGTTGGGATGAAGAAGCACTTTTGCTTGCAGCTCTCATTGTTGAAGATACCCCAGATCGAGATTCCAAACAAAAGAAACGTCTTGTTTTGAATTCCAAATCCCCTCTCTCCAATTCATCAAG GAAACGGAGATCTCTGAGGAACCCACAGCCGATTGTTCTTGATCTTGATGAAGAAGAAACCCCCAAAAAGG ATAGTGggaagaagaagagagaaaagaAGAATGGCGAAGAAAGTAAAGTTGGAGAAAAGGAACTGTCTAAGAAGGGATCTGATGTGAATTCCAACAGTTCTGCTCTTCCTTGTATGGATAAGCTAAGGGAGGAGCTTTCGTGTGCA ATTTGTTTGGAGATATGTTTTGAGCCAAGTACCACCCCTTGTGGTCATAG CTTCTGTAAAAAATGTCTGAAATCTGCTGCAGACAAGTGTGGCAAAAAGTGTCCTAAATGCAGGCAATTGATAAG CAATGGGCGATCGTGCACAGTGAACACGGTTCTGTGGAACACAATTCAACTTCTATTTCCTCAAGAAATTGAAGCACGGAAAGTTGCTGCTAGCACCATAAATAATAGACAAGCTGCTCAGAATACAATTCCAGAAACAACATTTTATACTAACCCAAGGAATAGAAGTTTACAACCATATCCATCCAGGGGTTTGAATTCAAGGAGAAATGAGGCGGCGACAACACAGGATGAAGAGGATGCTGCATTGGCTAGAAGGCTGCAAAGAGAAATTGATAGAGAAAATAACAACCGTAGAACTTCAACATTATCATCAATTGTAAGAGCGAGGTCAAGAAGAGGGGTTTCTAACCAAGATGAAGATGCTGCTTTTGCTCTAAGGTTGCAAAGAAATGAGTTTATGCAAGCTTTTAGAAGTAGCAGCCAGGAACCATCATCTTCTTCCTCCACATTATTAGCTGGACCAAATTTGAGGGCTATGGCAACTAGAGCCATGAATCTTCGTAATAGAGATAGAAGGGTATAA